In Xenorhabdus poinarii G6, the following are encoded in one genomic region:
- a CDS encoding DUF4054 domain-containing protein: MDVSTFPLKSFRVLRPQFNTVSDDEILIIAESALNYFSPCRGVRTNELWMLVVAHMLDLNQQIAAGEAPTGVVTSVTMDKISVSFSAPPANSDWSHWFKMTTYGQQFLALIKRCSVPQYVGGGGERAAFRGVGGRFTRGGRLR; this comes from the coding sequence ATGGATGTGAGCACATTTCCGCTTAAATCGTTTCGTGTGCTCCGCCCTCAATTTAATACGGTTTCCGATGATGAGATATTGATTATCGCGGAGTCTGCATTGAACTACTTTTCACCGTGCCGCGGCGTCCGCACTAATGAGTTGTGGATGTTAGTTGTAGCCCACATGCTGGATTTGAACCAGCAAATAGCAGCCGGTGAAGCTCCAACCGGCGTTGTCACTAGCGTGACGATGGATAAAATCAGTGTGTCATTTTCCGCCCCTCCTGCCAATTCGGATTGGTCTCATTGGTTCAAAATGACCACCTACGGCCAGCAATTTTTAGCCCTGATTAAACGCTGTAGTGTGCCGCAATATGTCGGTGGTGGTGGCGAACGGGCGGCATTTCGTGGAGTGGGTGGGCGATTTACTCGTGGAGGGCGTTTGCGGTAA